The DNA window GTCACTGCAACTGGCTAAGTAATTTAATTACATGCCGCAAAATTATCGCTATATTGTTTATTGGCCAGCGGCGCTTGACGCATTTTGCGTGAGATTAATCCGACATTCTTTGGCGGTGAACTATCGGCTAATCTGCAGAGGGAATTCGCGGCAATTTGTCAATATCGGGCACTTTGCAGGCCGTCGTCAAGAGGGGGCAATGTATGTAAATGTGAGTAATAGAGTATTAAAGTTTGGAGAGACATTTTGTGGTGCTCGTATTGCAAACTCTAGGTAAATACTACAAATAGGAACTTAGTTCTGTGAAAACCAATTATGTATTTCCATCTAGGGAAGTTAATAAAGCATTGTCCCAACAATGAACTCTGCCAGTCAAAGCCCAAACTATAACTCCCCATATAACCTAATCAAAAATCGAGGCTTACTCCGTTCTAAGCATCTTTGGATCAAAAGTCAGGAAAACACGCAACAACAACGCCCGTTCCCCCGATACATTAAGTTTAGAAACTAAGCATCACACAATGTGTTAATTCATACTGCCTTCGTAGCATTGTTCGAAGGATAATCGAGCGGTGGAAGCAAAACTTTTAATCAAAAGCGACTGCGCTCTGTGCCCGCTAATTACATTAGTTCTGCCTGCTCCTGGGTGCTTTGGGTGGTCTGGATGGTCTGgatgctgcagttgctccCTGAATGTttgattattttcaattatttcgaGCGGCGCATTGTGCCGACTTTGGCATTGACAACGCGCTGGATAGCATACACACTCGCAGCGACAGAAGGAAATAGGAAATGTTATTGTCGCTGCGCATCccattccatttccatttccccttCCATGGGCAAAAGTTTtggaataaaacaaaaatctgaTTTACATGGGCGAGGAAACAATACTCCCGCTGGGAGTGGGGTCTGGGAGGCTTGGCGGCTTGGCGGCTTGGCGGCTTGGAGGCGGTGGAATCGTTTACCCGTATGTGCGGGTGGGCAACAAAGGACATCTCTTGTTGAACAGCTGTCGGAAGCCGCCGGCGCAGTCGTCGTACGTGTGCAAAAACTTGACAATGAAGCAGTTCCCTCCGGGCGGAAAGGCGGAAAGCGCAAGGGAAGGGGTGGGCGCACTGGTGACATTGCGACTCTTATCGTGCCACGTTGTCAAAGTTGTACGGCAGACACCTGTTGCCAGCCACCGCACGGAGGATCCGACCCCAAGTGCTGGAAACCAACTGAGATCGAGGTGGCTGCGGTGAGAAAGATAAACCCCTGCCTCCAGCCATCGGGCAAAGACACTTACCAATAAGTTTAAACAACAAACTGAGTTTTTCCCTTCTCGAGGAATATCTTTAACAAATGTGTCAAATTTGCATAAACAATTTTGGAAGCACTTTTTCACTCTGATTAAGACAACTCCAAAACATGATACAGAATGATCCGTCTTCTCTTATTCGTTTTTCAAATTTCTCCGATAACTTTAGGCAAACAAACTGCAGTGTACCTCTCAGAACTGACTGTCCTACGTTGCTGAAGCGCATCATTCGTCACATAACCCATATTACCGAAGAAACTGGCGAGCAATTTTCGTTGGATTTATTTCGTCTTCGAAGacttaaaaaacttaaacacttaaaaaataattcgtCCCCTGTGACGAAgataaaaaagtgttttgaaACACCGCGATTGTAACTTTGAAAATTTCGTTGCATTAATCCACACGAGCCCTTTTATTGAGCGATTGTCAATTTGTGCGGGATCTAATaagaataaaactttttacgGCCAGGTGTTCATCCGATATCGAATGTAGTAGCAGCCCCCGTATACTCGAACAAGCACTTTCCTAAGTCTCGTCGTTTATACGGacaacaatttaatattttatgctaCTAAGATCAAGTATAATGAAAAGCTGAACATTTTATGAGCAGAGGTGTTTTCATGTGTTTCGATTTATGCTCAGCAACCCTAAGTAAGATTTTGACATTCCCATCATTGTTTTTTAAGCGAATGTGCTCACTATTCCATTTATTCATTGAAAACAATTTGAGCTGCGATACAGAATGATTTTCCTTCAACTCTGGTGGGCGCTGATGGTGTTTAGTGGTTCTGGGTCCTCCCAGCAGGTCTCGACCGTAGATGAAAAGCACCCAGTTGAGGGCAGTGACAAGTTGCTCAGCTTCAGCCGGGCGGTGGAGAAGGCTCGCCCGGAATTGCTAGAGCTCAAGGCTTCCTATGGCGGTCTGCAGGAACAGGATAATCATAGGCAGCAGCCGCGGGATCGACGAAACTCCATCGACGACATGCTGGCCAGTTTTGCCCAAGTCCCAGTCGGCGAATCCAAGTCGACCTCCGCGGATGAGGAGCGTTTGCTGCAGGAGGCGGCGGATGCTTGGTTCCGCGATATCCAGGCAAGCATGTCCAAGGGCAGTGCCAACCAGAAGCGCTCTGGGAGCAAACAGGAGCGGTCCGTGGGCAAGAATGTCATCGACCAGCACACCAAGGCCATGGAGCGCACCGAAATGGGCAAGGTAAAGCTCAAATATAAGGAGATGCCAGACGACACCATTGTGCGCAAGTACCAAGTGACTAAAACTCCCGCGCTTCCGCAGGAACCTGGGCTCACCCACCTGGACATAAAGCTGAAGCAGGTTCAACAGATGCTTAGCGATCATGAGAGCTTGGAGGCCAAGAAGCGGGAGAAATCGAAGGATGTGCGGAAGAAGGTCGACGAATCCGGGTGGGTGGACAGGTTACCAGAGTTCGGTGATAGCCCCATTCCAGATGGGATTTACGAGAGCACCCTGAACCGCCTGGCCTTTCCCCATGCCACGGCCAACAAGCTGGCCCACGAGGCCAACTACAAGCTTTCCAAGATCGAGCAGGAGGCTTCCGAGAAGGCCACCAAGTACTCAAGGACCGGCAGCATCAGCGAAGCTCCTTTCAAGCAATTCAAGCGGAGCTCGTGCAGTGGCTTCAATCCAATGAATGAGATCAAGCTCAAGACCAGCAGTAGATTGATGCTTAAGGGTCTGGGACCCTCGCTGCCGAGCAACGCCCTGATGGACATCCATCGCAACCGAATGGTGGAAAGCATGCTGCGAAGGAgggagctggaggagcagcagcagcagaagtaCGAGAACAGCCAGAATTGCGAAGAGGAGGACCAGCCGATGGGAATACATGGCATAATGACGCAGAAGGAGAACTTAGAGTACATCCAGCCCATCAATCCAGTCATGGAGACGAGTCCAATGATGGAGCTGCCCCAGAGCTATGACTATCGCGTGCCCCAGTACGATCGCTTTCATCCTCTGAGCCAGCGGCAAATGACCAACGTGCGTGATTTTGACAGGAGCAATCGCATGCCTTTGGACTTGGATCGTTTCAAGAGGGAACCGCAGGATGACTCGGTCTTGGAAACGTTGTCCCTAGATGAGCAAGAGTTACCTCTTAAGGCCGAGGATCAGAACATTTCTGACCATGAGATGGCTATTAAACTTGGGATACTGGACATTAATGAAGGCAAAGCCATACATTCAGTCAAAGAGCATGAATCTGAAGAGAAGGCCTCTGCTGAAGAGGTTAAGTTGGAGGACTTACACGACGAAGTCAAACTAGAGGAGGATGCTTTAAGTAAGTTAGTAGGTAAACGTCCTGAGGTATCCTCCATCGAAGGAAAGCTGGAGGATAAGTCAGAGGTCAAGGTGGAGACTAAACTTTTAGGGCCAGTGAAACGAGAAACCAAGACTAAGGATACACTCAACGATGACACTCAATCTGCTACGGAAGTTAAATCAAAAGCAGAATCAACTTCAAAAAGGGAGGTGTCGCTTGGTTTGGGCTCCAGTCGTGAGCTGCACCCAAAACTGGACGCTGTATTGGCTTCAAAGTCCGAAAGGCAAGAAACTCTAGAGAAACGTGAATGCCCTGAAACCCCCGATAGCCCAGAAAAACATGACAGTAATCCTGATTGCGAAACGGAGTGCAAATCGGAGGAAGTGGAAAAGGCAGAAGCCGATGCCGAAAGGGATGACGGTATTGTCAAAGTCAACATCAAGCTAAAGCTCCAGGAGCCGGCAGAGGAAAAGTCGGAGTGCGAGGGCACCGATAAACTGGAGCCCAAGGAGACGGCGGCATCGGTTCCAAAAGTAAATCCCGATGCGGTGGTCAAATTGTTGGCCACCGAATTGTCCCTGGATAAGGATCGTGGCAAGCGGCAAACAAGGCCAGCAAGGTTCCACAGGCAGAACCGGAGATTAAAAAGATCCGTGGGAGACAATGAACAGGATGCGCAACAGCAGGAAGTAGGTTACCAGTCGCAGGGTGCCCAACATCTGGTTAACAAACGCTTGGTTCATCTGCTAGACGACTTCGAAGACCACAATGGCAATCGTGTGGCTTTCGGGAATTTGGGGAACGGTATGCTCACACCGGACACCGAGGATTCGGGAGTCAGATCGTATCCCGGTCATGAAACGCTGGCGCAATATGAAGATCTGCAAGCCAACCAGGACCGCCTGGCAAGTATCTACGATCCCACCAAGGATGTGGTGCCCATGGTGAATCAGCGACCCAATGTACTTTTTCAGGggcagaagcagcagccgTTTCAATTCTCacagccacagcagcaaccaatgcaacagcaacagcagcaaccgttgcaacagcaacagcagcagcaattgcAACAGCAACCCCAGCAACAAGAGCCAATTCAAGAGCAACAAAAACTAAACCGTCAACGTCACCAGTCCTCCAATTTCCAGGCCAGTTTCAATTTAactcatttttttaatgagttgCAAAAGCTGCAGAATATGAAGTCaccgcagcagcagttgcaacagcagcaacaattgcCGGTACACCAGCCATATCTGCCGCAGCAGCAACCATTGCAACTGCCTCAACAGCAACTGCCCATGCAACGAAGCAACCAGCATTTGCCTATCAAGCCAGTGTCACCGCCGATAAAGTCCTTTGGAGTGCATCGTTACTTTGGACCTTTCTTTAACAAGCAACTGAAGAACGATCCCTACATGGCGGCGTTGGGAACCTCGACCACCATAGATCCCAGATGTGTGTCTATTACTCCGAGCGTGCCGCCGCCACCAGTTGGAAATACATCTTCGGTGGCGACTTTGCCTCCGAACTGCTCGACTCCGTCGAGTTCCCCTAATCCTGCGACCACCACGATATCACCTGCTGCCCCAAGTCATACGGAGAATGTTTGCAATGCTCCGGATGCCATGAAACTCAACGTTTCCATCAACGCCAATGTGTGCGGGGACCCGAAGACTAAACAGTTTTACGGCAATGGATCCATTAGTTTGCTGCCGGCTTACAGTAGGTTGCGCCCAGCATCGGACTCCAATCTCCAGGCTATCCTTCCTCAGGAAAATGCCGCGCAAGCCGACGACCTTAAGGTACGAGACGAAAGACGTATTCGCGAAGTCGGAGAAGAGTCCAAAGACAATCGTGACGATGAGTCTAAGCCCAAAAGCGAGGAAAAGCCGAGGAAGCAGGAAGGTCATATGAAAAGGCCAAGCATAAAGTGGAGcaaaaataatcaatcaaAGGAGGCTTCTCAACAAGCTCCGAAAGTGAAGTCTAAGGTAACTTCCAATGTGGCACCCAAGGAAGTTCCAAAGGTAGCTTCAGACGTGGAACACAACACAGCAGCCAAATGGTGAGTTTTTTGACTAATCTTCTACTCTACTACGCTTCAATGACCTGATAATTGAGAATGATCTTTCCAGCCCTGGCCACAGACCCCGTATAGATACGCCTGAGTCTCGGTCGGACAGTTACGACAAGCTGATCACTGGCAAGATGTCCGAAGACATTGTATCTGCCGTCTTCGAGGCGGTTGGAAATGATCCGGGCATGGATCGCTTACTGGCAGTTCTGGAGAGGAATCGAAAGTGTGCGCAAAAGCAGACCAAGAACTTCTACCAAATCCGCAACGACAAAACCGAAAACTATCTTCATCAGACGGAAAACATGGTGCGTGACACAATGGAGGCCATTAGCAATATCATTGACCAGCAGGTGCGCAGACGAGCCTGCATTCCCCTTCGTCCAGACCTCCAGGAGTTCTATGACCTGATTCTCAAGACATCGCACGAGGAGCAGAAGTGTCGCGAGAAGAGGCAGAGCTCCCTTCGAGTCCTGGCCGAGGACTTCAGTCAGGATGTGCGCCTGCTGGATCCGACTAAAATCAACCAAAAGTCACGGATCGTGAAGAAGCTATTGCGCCAGTACGAGGACCTGCCGGCGGAGGATCAGGAGGCGGCAGTTGGAGTTCGCGACGAACTGCTTCTGGACCTCGTTTACCTGAGGAAGATGGCCGATTCGGCGGAGCGTCATCAACGGAATGCCCGACTGCAGGAGGTTCTCAAACAGACGAGCTTGGACGAGGTCCTGGAAAAGCAAATGTCCTCCGAGTACTCGCCACGCTTCATTAAACTTTTAAAGACTGCGGAGCTTTTCAAGGAGGCCGGTGAACAGCAGGCCAGGGCATTTGTGGGTCTTTAAGTTACCAATTCCTTACCGGACTTATTTTGATTTCCGTTTCTTTGATGTCTGTAGTTACGTTTACtgtgaataaaaattaaatttgtttaattaagcttaaataatttgttaacTAACCCTTAAAACAAGGTATTTCGAGAACAAGAATATAAGGTgctatgaatatttttatacccttgcagagggtatattgatttcagtcagaagtttgcaacgcagtgaaggaaacgtttccgaccccataaagtatacatattcttgatcagcgtcactagacgagtctgtctgtccgtttctcgcaaactagtctttcagttttgaagctagcgggctaaaactttcccaaaagtcttctctctattgcaggtagtatataagtcggaaccagcaggatcggacaactatatcttatagctctcataggaactgtcggtgaaaaaatttaaaaaaaaatgcatcttcggtgttttatacccttgcagagggtataataatttcagtcagaagcttgcaacgcagtgaaggtgacgtttccaaccccataaagtatacaagtcttgatcagcatcactagacaaATCCATCTAGCcgagtccgtctgtccgtctatccgtctatccgtctatccgtccgtctgtccgtccctttctacgcaaactagtctctcagttttaaagcgagcgggctgaaactttcccattttaatacgattttaataaaatttaattcaaaattcagaactaattagaaaatgttattttcaagcttataaagttatatgtttaaaaacacaaaagatataatttttatttcacgtTTTCctacaaattttccgatcattcctgtgggagctatatgatatagtcgtccgattttgataaaatttaattcgaaattcagaactaatttaaaaatgttatatctaagcttagaaaggtatatgtttaaattttttcaccgatagttcctatgggagctataagatatagttgtccgatccggctggttccgaattaatactacctgcaatgaaagaagacttttgttTCAGCCgctagctttaaaactgagagactagtttgcgtaaaaacgaacggacagacggacatggctagattgactcgtcttgtgacgctgatctagaatatatatactttatggggtcggaaacgtctccttcactgcgttgcaaacttccgaCTGAAGTCATTATAccccctgcaagggtataaaaattatatcttaggtgttttttaacatataaccttctaagcttggaaataacattttttaattagttctaaattgcgaattaaattttatcaaaatcggacgactatatcatatgggggaaaataatatgaaaaaattatttactaaagttgattatttcttataactgcaagggtatacaaacttcggtttgccgaagttaacttcctttctttatTGTTAAATGATCAGAATACCAGTATGCTTTAAAAGTAACAAGATCGATTAAGAAACATATTATTTGAAAGACTTTAAAACACTACAATTGTTTTAAGGAAGGGTTATTTTAGAATAATTAACAGTAGACCTATTCTAGCCAAAGTAGTGGGAGATTCCCAAGTTGGCGCCGAAGTCCTTCTGTCCACTCAAGGGACCACTTTTCCACTTGGAGGACGTGCTGCCGAGATCGATCCTCGTGTTGCGATCCTGCGACTGCCAGAGATTGGCTCGTCCTCCCAGTTCCAATTGCTTGCCGAATCCGGGAGTGTTGGCGTGCGTCACGGTCGCTCCGTGGCCATTGATGTGGGAGTAGTCCAGGGCAGCGCCATTCCTATCGAACTTGAAGCCATTGGACAGCTGGTTCTGCGAGGCGAAGGCCTTGGCATCCAGATTGTGGACTCCATTGTTGAACAAGTTGGCGGTGGCGATTGCTGGAAGCTGTCCCGCACTCCAGGCGTATGAATTTTGGACAGATCGATGCCGTGGCCGTGACTGATAGAGAAAAGCAACATTAGTTGGCGCACAGATATACATCGGGGTGTATCTCAAAGACACTTACTTGTTGTAGGCTAGGGTGGCGCCGATGGTTACGGGAGTAGAAACGGGCTTGCTTTGGGTGTTTCCCGCTGCGAAAACCTGTCCAATCACATGATGCTCAGGAGCTCCTACGGCCTTGCTGAGATCCAGTCGGGCATCAGCCCCTCCGTTCGGACTGGAGATCAGAGAACCACCTAACACCTGACGACGTGCTCTGTAGATCCTTGGCGGCGTTGGTGGTGGCGGATAGTAGATGAGAGGTTGGGTCAAAGGACGCTGAGGCATTGCCTCTGCGAAAGCCCCAAGCACACAAATGGCTACCGCGACCAAGCAGACAATTTTGCTCATCTCGTTTTTTTGATTCGCTGCTTTTGATCTTAGAGATCTTGCTGCCAACTGATGACTGTTGATGCTGAGATCCGATCACAGTTCGTTATATAGCAGTCTATTTGACCTGGTGCTTCCCACTGAATCCGCCTGTGAACCACCGGGTTCTACTCGGATGCTTTGTGATTTCCTTATCAGCAAGCAGAACGCCGTTTCGCTACGGATTCCCCTAGCGGCCAGGGGACTTACATTGTCCGATAAGAGGTGATAAAAGATCCCCTAGATTTTACTCTTCGGTGATTTTGTAATCTTCAAAATAAGTGTATCCGtgttatgaaaaataaatactttgatCACCTTCGTCTGTTAAGgctaaatttgattttttcttgcCAGCAGTTTACTACGAAGTAGGTAGTAGACAGTTagcattttgtttgttttttatacaaatGTGAAATAACCCTTTAGGTGATAAACAGCATTGAATGAGCAAAAAATCAATCAGTACGAGATGCAGGTGCCTCTGCTCCACCGATATACCCAGATGGCGCTGCTAAAGAAGCAGGTTAGGCGGAAGGCGAAGGAGCTGCGGCTGCGCAGGCGAAGAGCCCGTCGACGCCTGGAGGTAATGCGCCGGATCCGTGACCATCTGCTCCGCAGGATGCGGAACTTGATAGAAGTGCGACAACGGGATGCGGAGCTGGAGAGGCGGGAACAGGCGCGAAGGGCGGTGGGCGGTATGCTGGCTATGTATAAAAGCTGGCTCCGCAACTGGTCAAAAGCTTTGCGGCTACAAGGTCGCTTAATTCGGCACCAGGAGCTGCTGAAAAAAAGGCTGCATCGCAGGCTTCATCAATTGAGGAAGCAGCTGAAGAAGCGCCGGCATCCACAACAATTGGTGGACAATTCCTTTCACAAGCTTGAAAAGGCGGTAAAAAAGTGGCAGAACAGCTCGAATTACCATAAGTTTATTGAAGGTCAAGATGAAATCTGGGACGCAGAGGCAAACGAAGTTCGGAAATTCTTATCAGACATTCGGAGCAGGCGTTCCCGCAAGATCCGTAGGGTTAAGGTAAGCCAGGATGAAGACTTAGAGGACTTTGCGCATTTTTGGATGACTGAGGTGCAGCGAAAAAGCGAAAAGATCAAGAAACGTTTAGCTTCCGAAAAACCAAAAGGTGACTTGGAGTTGGAAGAGCTTTCGCCTACTAGAAAGCCGCTTATGAAAAAGGAGAAATCCAAGCCCAATTCCATCTATCTCAGTATAGATGAACTCGTCATtcaaaaaaaagtgaaaaaactgggaaaaaaaaggaaagctgTCCGGAAGCAAAGGGAACTAGATCCCACGAAACCTTCATTCGATGAACTAAAGATATTGGTAAAAGAACTCATAAGATTCGATAAGAGGAAGAAAGAAAGACACAAGAAACACAAACATCGTGTTCCTAGGAAGCCGAAAGGCACCGTGAAAGCCATCGTTATAAAAGATCGTCATAAAGGTATGAGGGAAGAACTTGGCCTATCAGATATTTCAATGATTTCAGATCCACAATTGCCTAAGAAAGTAATTCGAAAAAAGCCCAGAAAAGTAGTTCACCCAAAACTGAAGAAGTTGGATCCGGTCATTGTACCAGAGCCGAAAATCCTAAAATCTGAGGTATTAGGTtccaaaaaaagaggaaagtttaaaaacaagtttaagaaacataaaacaaagttCGTGGATATGGTTATTAAAGATGAGCTAAGAGCACTTTtgcaagaaaagaaaactaagATAGATTTTCGTCGTGGCAGACAGACCTTAGCTGCCTCAGGAACATTGCAACATAAAAAGACCCCCTTtatgaaaccaaaaaatatagtATCTAGGTTGTTTAACGACCTTCCCCTCTTTATGAGGCACCaaataagaaaaaagaaattcgGGCACCATCCCAAAGGCTACTACAGTAGTTCAACTAGTTCAACTTACTTCGAAGAGGTTGATCCAAATTCTGATTCCGGAAAAAGCGCGGTCGCGGGTAAACAGAGGAAGGGACATAAGTTACACGCCGATAGCAGCGGttccaaaataaatgttatcgTCGATCTAACCTTGCATCAAGAAAGtgatgaaaaaaatgtttcttttggAAAGCATAAGCAAAAATCCAATCAACGAAACGTAATTGGTCCAGCCCCTCGCCTTTCAGAAGACGGAGATCTGTTTGGCAAACTTAAGCATCGGCCCAAACTAACTGAAAAGAGCGGTTCCCAAATCGAATTCGCCACGGATAGTGTTATATCTCTGAGCGATTCAATAAATAAGATTATAACGGCCAACCGCCCACGGAGAAGTGTTCGCAGATCTATCCGCACACCACTAACGCTGCCCAAAAAGCTGCGTGTTGCTCCTCCGAAGGGTCAGGAAGAGAGCCACTATCAGTCTCTGAAGAAGGACATTATGTACATCCGAGCAAGCGATGAGGAGTCAGCGCAGCAGAGGAAGTCCAAAAGATACTCAAATCGCTTGTCGGCTAGCGATCCAGGAGTGAACAGTCGGAGGCAATCGAAGAGGTTCCTTCCAAAGAGCGTTTCCGATAGCAACCTTTCTGAGCTCAGGCCCAAGAGTCGGAACATAATTGGCGATTACAACCGAGACAATAATCAAACCACCGGTGGCGATCAGCCCCACATTCAAATTGGGGAAACTCGGATTAAGTCTGCAACGCAGAGTCGCGATCCCCAGAGCACCAGATCCCCCACCAAGGATAAACCCCGCCAGCCTTTCGAATTCAACTATGAGGCTCTCCCAGATGATCTTGAGAAATTCTTCGACCCCTTACGAGATCAAACATATACTTATGACCGACACGATAAGACCCCGGACGGGCATTACCTGGCGGGCCTCCTTAATCCTAGCCACGGAAGGTTCGCTATGAAAGATCTGATATCAGATGCTAAATATAAGCCCTTGCAGAGGTTACTCAAAGCCGTCATAGAGAATAACCATATTATAGAGTTTGTGGCGGATGTCAAGGGCCTTATGGAGGCAGTGGGGCAGCATCCGATGTGGGCCCACCTACAAAACCTTCACAGTGAACTCATGGAATCGGGCGTCAGTCTCGATGAGGCTAAGCAAATGCTTACCACGAAATATTTGGACTTCCTCAAGGGTATCGTAAGCGAAATGCACCTTCCACGGATACAGCCGCCACGAGATTCATTGCTCAACGTTGTGGAAGGCGAACCCGCCAAATCGAAACCGGCGAGCCAGGTCGACAGGTTGTTGGAAAGGAACTTGTGGAACAGGCAGCGGCTCAGCACACGACTCATTCCTTTCGGGATGCGAGGACTTCGAGGGAATAGGAGCGCTACGCCCCATAGCCGGCGCCAATCCCAGGATGCCAGGATGAACAGCGTGCTATACAAAAAACTGATCGAGCAGGAGATGAATGCAGAGCGACTGGAACGGGAGGAGCGCAAGCGGCTAACCTACGGATCCTTCGGATCGTCCATGAGCATTAACACCAGCTTGGAACTGGCGCCCAATGAGGAGCAGGAAGTGCGTGATATCGAGATGCGGTACTCCTTGGTCAACATCAAGAGCATTGTGCATGACCACAATCTGATGTTCAAGGTAGGTGTTAGATATTTATTTGGATGTtgtaattttgtcaaaaaatgatttatgggAGCATTAAACATTGTCTCATATTGTTTTAGACATTGTCAGAAAAGGAAGTCTACCTTTCAAGCCGATTTTTTTACATACATAcaggtatttattttgtaaaaaaaacaaaaaaaatataattgaattaaattttacttttaaaaagtccAATGCACACTAATAACTGAACGAAAAATAACTGAATACTgttataagttttatttttaaaatcactttatAATAGTTTAGTCATGTCCCCGAGTTTTTAGTTGGTGAGCTCTTTATGAGCTTAAAATCGAATTCAATGACTAAACGAAAAAGTTAAGTTGTTGagtttttttctgttttcaggCAATGGAGCGTAAAGGAACGACGGCGAAGCTGGTTCATAAGGAGATGGAGGGGAAACTTGAGAAAATGATTTCTACTGCGCGCTTCAGAAGACCTAAAGAGAAGTTTTCGACTTCTACGACGCACAAGAGGCGTCGAAACCCCAGGCCCATCGAGCAGCTTTACTACTCACCCCGGAAGACTTGTCGACTGCAGAAGATCTCTGATTCTTCGGGGTGCTCGGGATGTGAGTCCGGGGAGAGCGGAATCGGGGATTCGATGGTCCTGGAGAAGTGTCCCAGATGTGGAGTCAAAGTGCCTGTTCCGGCACCTATTTCCTCTTTTCCCCAGTCTGCCTCATCCAGCAGGGAGATCTTGTCCAGCGGTTCAATAGAAGCCTGTGCCAAACACGAGCTGATAATCAAGAGCCTTGCAGATCTTTGCACACGCTGTGGCTGGGTCCATGAGAGGGGGCATCCTTGCTCCCAGTTACCCTTTAATACGCGGAAATGCAAACTCCTAAAGAGGATTAAGGATACCATACGAACTGCTCAGGATTGTCCGGCCTTTTGCTCACCCCGCGGGATTCTCAAGAATCCCAGAAGTTGATCCTTGGACGGAACACAAGGAACTGTTGCAGCCATCAAGTGGCAACCAAACTCCGGAAATGCACGGATATGAGCACCAAATCAG is part of the Drosophila biarmipes strain raj3 chromosome 2R, RU_DBia_V1.1, whole genome shotgun sequence genome and encodes:
- the LOC108029793 gene encoding uncharacterized protein LOC108029793 isoform X2; the encoded protein is MIFLQLWWALMVFSGSGSSQQVSTVDEKHPVEGSDKLLSFSRAVEKARPELLELKASYGGLQEQDNHRQQPRDRRNSIDDMLASFAQVPVGESKSTSADEERLLQEAADAWFRDIQASMSKGSANQKRSGSKQERSVGKNVIDQHTKAMERTEMGKEPGLTHLDIKLKQVQQMLSDHESLEAKKREKSKDVRKKVDESGWVDRLPEFGDSPIPDGIYESTLNRLAFPHATANKLAHEANYKLSKIEQEASEKATKYSRTGSISEAPFKQFKRSSCSGFNPMNEIKLKTSSRLMLKGLGPSLPSNALMDIHRNRMVESMLRRRELEEQQQQKYENSQNCEEEDQPMGIHGIMTQKENLEYIQPINPVMETSPMMELPQSYDYRVPQYDRFHPLSQRQMTNVRDFDRSNRMPLDLDRFKREPQDDSVLETLSLDEQELPLKAEDQNISDHEMAIKLGILDINEGKAIHSVKEHESEEKASAEEVKLEDLHDEVKLEEDALSKLVGKRPEVSSIEGKLEDKSEVKVETKLLGPVKRETKTKDTLNDDTQSATEVKSKAESTSKREVSLGLGSSRELHPKLDAVLASKSERQETLEKRECPETPDSPEKHDSNPDCETECKSEEVEKAEADAERDDGIVKVNIKLKLQEPAEEKSECEGTDKLEPKETAASVPKVNPDAVVKLLATELSLDKDRGKRQTRPARFHRQNRRLKRSVGDNEQDAQQQEVGYQSQGAQHLVNKRLVHLLDDFEDHNGNRVAFGNLGNGMLTPDTEDSGVRSYPGHETLAQYEDLQANQDRLASIYDPTKDVVPMVNQRPNVLFQGQKQQPFQFSQPQQQPMQQQQQQPLQQQQQQQLQQQPQQQEPIQEQQKLNRQRHQSSNFQASFNLTHFFNELQKLQNMKSPQQQLQQQQQLPVHQPYLPQQQPLQLPQQQLPMQRSNQHLPIKPVSPPIKSFGVHRYFGPFFNKQLKNDPYMAALGTSTTIDPRCVSITPSVPPPPVGNTSSVATLPPNCSTPSSSPNPATTTISPAAPSHTENVCNAPDAMKLNVSINANVCGDPKTKQFYGNGSISLLPAYSRLRPASDSNLQAILPQENAAQADDLKVRDERRIREVGEESKDNRDDESKPKSEEKPRKQEGHMKRPSIKWSKNNQSKEASQQAPKVKSKVTSNVAPKEVPKVASDVEHNTAAKCPGHRPRIDTPESRSDSYDKLITGKMSEDIVSAVFEAVGNDPGMDRLLAVLERNRKCAQKQTKNFYQIRNDKTENYLHQTENMVRDTMEAISNIIDQQVRRRACIPLRPDLQEFYDLILKTSHEEQKCREKRQSSLRVLAEDFSQDVRLLDPTKINQKSRIVKKLLRQYEDLPAEDQEAAVGVRDELLLDLVYLRKMADSAERHQRNARLQEVLKQTSLDEVLEKQMSSEYSPRFIKLLKTAELFKEAGEQQARAFVGL